The DNA window TAATGTACAAGGTGTACGTGAAGGCAACGCAGTGAACCCCAGCGAGGAATGCTGTCTGCGCGTTTCTTCGGAGTATTACGGTGTTCCCTGCAGGAGGCTCTGTACGTGGCAGCGGGTGAAGACCCTCTCTGTGCTGCTCGTTCCCTCGAGCTGAAGACTCCAACTGCGCGGACGAGACACCGAGAGTCGTCGCTGCCCACGGTCCCGGGACGGTACCGGTAAGAACGCGTTCAATGGTGCGCGTATTTAGCGTCAAAGCGGCTCTGCACGTCCCCGGTTTGGAGACGTTGAGCTCGCGTGCCGAACATGATGGGATGGTTTGTCAATAAGTGTCTCCAACAGGACTTTACTTTGACGTGAACCGGttcagagagaggagcagatgtgtgtgaacgtgtgtgtgtgtgtgtgtgtgtgtgtgtgtgtgtgtgaacgtgaaGGGGAAATAACGAGTGTGTTTATTTCCGACATGTTCGCTGCACAGGAACGTGAGACAGAGGTCCCTCTGtcccacagagcagcagaaagtTCTGAAACTTCCAcatgttgttgggttttttctCCTTCGCTGTCTGAACCAGGCGGTGACACTGGTTCACACTGGTTCACACTGGTGTACATGTGTGATCTGTCTCAGTAAACCTGCAGCTGTGCACATGTGGTCAAGTGTTCGACAGTTCTAGAAACAACTGTCCTCAGCTGACGTCACTCGGCCCGGCGGCTGTCCagctgaggacagaggaggaggatgagccTCTGcacagatctgctgctgctgctgctgctcagctccaggTTTATACAACCCCTGAAGTCAAAGTCAGATTCTGAGTGTTTTCCcccaaaagacaaaacaaatctgtaGTTATGGAACTGCTTCCAACTTGAGAAATGAAACTTCACTTCACTGTGAGTGGAGGGGTATAGAGGGGGGTAGAGGGGTGTAGAGGGGTgtagaggggtgggtgaagtgtttgagtcacaAGAGTTtcaacagtgttgcagccaaatccaaaacagTTGAAGTAACTTcttcaagtgtaaaaaaaaacaacagcagaaactTAAAACGCctccattctgctcctgtggtgtcacaCTCAGAtgtcctcctctggagccatgttcatgttctcacacacacacactgcacaaaagCTCACGCCCATGGGTTCGCAGTAGCATCTCTTCTTCCGTTAGAGGACATTTATGCTTTTATAATCTTAATGGCGCTTTACAGTTCAGttgttttccattcacacacatttcaaaaaagTTATTGTTTCAGTAAAAAGCTCCAAAAGACAACACGCAGGTTTTGTTTACCCTGGGAAGGATGGGACAGCTACACGGTCCCAGTGTGAAGTCTTGCAGGCTCAGCAGGAGACCGGAACAGGTGATAATGGCAGTAATTGTAGATGGCAGCCGTTGGATTGTTGGTTAACGTGAGCTGGGAGCAAATGGAGGGATGTCATAAATCTCTCAGCAGTGTTTGTGGAGGCAGGTGGAGCGGACGCAGCGGATGATGTACGACATGCAGGTGGAACTTAGAGCATCTTTATTAAGTTTTATGAAATACTAATCCCTTGATCGCCCCTATCAACAATCTTTTCCTCGTGTCCAGTCTGCTGTTGTCTTTTTATCATAAATATTGAAACTAAACATTTGATACTATTCCAACAtttatgctttttgtttaatttaacattATTTGTATGATTCTAAAGCGAGTACATATCAGGAGATGTGTTTGGAAGTCGATCATCTGTGTAtactcttgtgtgtttgtgtccatatGGACGTTTGCTTTTGTTAAACTAATATTTGGACAAACTCTTCTACCAGTTCAAGATGATTAGCAGCGGTGATTCATTATAGATTACAGGTTTTAACGCACACACATCGGATTGCTTAGAtgattatataatttattttaatagcAACGTAGCCTCAGATGTTCTTTAGCTTTTCGTTGGCTCTGAGACAGATTTTACTTTGATGTCAAACACACATGGTCAGCAGAAATCTGGCGAGATCTTGAGTCAGTGTTCTGCTGTTGCTTGAGATTTACAAACATTCCTTCATTCCATTACTGTCTAATGCACAGGGTCAGCTGAACTGTGAGGGAAATGCTCGTCTTCTTATTCCTCATTCTGCACTTGTGATGTGTAGAGGAAGTGAAAGTCAAAGCAAACTTCTCAACCTTTCTTCAAAATGTCATGATGTTGCCAGCAAAGCCTACAGTCTGGAACATTACTCTTAGTGTAAcatcttttttgtaatttaagaaatatgtttgttcttttaaagtttgatttgCAGTAGGTTATGCAGCGATCTCCAGGATCCATTTATAAAAATCCAAGTTAACAAAGGCAACGGAAATACCATCAAACAAAAACTATCAATACACTCCTCCATCAGCGGTGTCGTCCACGAGTTTTTGGAAAACTGTTCTGATTTCCCATTCTCACAGGTGACCCATTTTCTGGCAGTGGCCAGTTGCATCTCAACGCAGGCTCTGATTCTCCGTTATCTGTAGATGGCTGCTTTCTTGCTTGTTGTTAAAATACTGGAACTTGGCCTTCGCTGCTAGAAAGTCAAAACAAGAACTTCCATGATAActcagaaaaaaacaccaagCAACATGATTCCACCCTTTGTTTGTTGAAGTGTAGCTTCGTCAGCTGTGTGAGTTGAATAGTTCCATATTTTCCTCTGGGAAACATTGAGTATACAGGGTCATGACTTTTTGTGAACATGTTATCTGATTGAATCAGTTTCATTTCCAGTGATGTGCTTAATCCCTCGAAAACCAGGCTGCAGTTCCTTATTCTCTGCCAATGAAAGTCACATCCTcgtctttatttgttttctttttccttaaTCTTTTTTCCTAACTGTCCCATATCCTGCACATTGATATATTCCTTAATATTTTgtttgcaaatgtatttttagttggtaaaaataatcctttaaaaaaaacgtgAAATAGTTTTTGTGCAGCAATATCAGACGAATGCTTTAGTTGTCTTGACAACACTCCCCTGCTCACATCAGCCCTGGTTTGTGTCGCTGTCTGGGGAAAAAAGGATGAGAAGGATCAGTTTTATTACCAAGATGTTTTCTGAAATGGACTTGATCCTTTTGTTTTGGCCGATGTTAAACGATGTTTTCCCTCAAAACCAAAGAAGGGAGACGTTTTAATAACTTCTGCATACAGTTGGAAGTTGTGTGAGCCAGGGCAGCTGCTGCTCGGACCAGTTCTTCTGCTTGGATATGTTGTTGAGTGAGATCCAGCAGAGCAGAAGAACAAGACAACCACAGATGTTGGAGATTCCCTTAGTAAACTTGTGCACCCCTGCCCCGTTACAGACCTTGGATCCTGACTGCTGAGTGTGTTTCTCTGGATCCTTATCTCTCCGCTTGAACCACGCCTCCATGtttagaaataaaactaaatattttgtGTGGAAATATCAGATTTTCTCGAGGCTGTGATCTGGTGACATTATTCTTTTGACCCAGATTTTGATACAAAGCTGATCCTCTGTGAAAGCATCATCAGGTTCAATGAGTGCATTACCTCCACAGAGTACACCTGTCCGGTTTTCCTCAGTGTTGTTCCCCACGTTTGTCAGAAACACCAGGCGAGGGTCAAAACTGGGGGAACGTTGGGCAGTAAATGGAACAGGCCCCTTCCCAGGAATGTGACCTGGTAGTTGCAGCCTGCAACAACAGACAAGACCGTGTTTGAGCCTGGTGATCACACAGACTGTAAATTATAGGAGAGAGGTTTGACTGTTTTGCTGTAGTTTCCGACTCTGGTAATGGGTGCATAGGCTGGCTATCATTGAATGAACCAGAAAGCATTTCTAGGTCACACGCTGGAAACTGAATACGTACCAATAGGAAGAAGTTTCCCTAAGATTTTTAAGGTGTGTCCTCATTTGAGAGTGAAGGAAGTAACACTAAAATCTGTGGGGTATTTTTCAATGGTTCTGATGTATAGTTGgtataaaagaaaaactcaattATACAGGAAATAACATTGATTTAAGGCTGGAAATATTTTATgtcaaatcaaatgcaaatcaaacacaaataataattgTGTATTTAACATACTCTGTGTCAGTCAGTATTAATATCTGTCACCTACTTCTCCCGAGGAGGTCGTGTCCTCATTGATGTTTATCTGAACAGAATGATCCAAAAGTTACTGTACAGATATTATTGAATCTTCGTGGGACGATGGTTTACGGGCCAAGGAACCAACCCCATACATGTTGGAGCAGATTTGATGAAAGGGCAGGGCATTtctacatttttcattattgtgAGATGATGCTCTTTCAATATTTTGTGAATTTttcaagaaataatgcagatAATGCATTGGTACATTTAGAGGACTGAGATTAGAATAGTGTGAACAGTTTGGTGCATGTTGTAGTAGTTTTTTATTCAGTTGAAATCAGTGTGTTCTGAAAGAATTTTACCGGGGGGCACATACTCTATATAAAATAAGTCTTCTTCGACTCCACTCCAACAATCTTTCACGGAtgcttggttttattttaaatgtagatGTACATTCTTCATTTGCACATCTGTGGAGTATGTGAGCGTGTTCGCCTGTCATCCCTGCTGGCAACACCCAACATGTCAGAACAGCTCTGTGGAGGACAGAGGACGACTTTTCTGCGCTGACAAAATGCCAAAAAGTAACACAAAGTATGTGTCAGTCTGCGAATTTTGGTTCAGTTATATTCTGAAATGTTTGAATATACAGACACAGACTCTCACACTCCAAAGTGGTATAATCAAGCCAAATAACTGTAATCGTAAACAAGCAAgtaaagagagagtgaaagaaaatgttgaaaacaagtCATTCTCATCCCTCTTAAGATTTATTACATGGTTTTTAAAGAAACGAGACCCGCAGAACTGTAACACACTGGAAAGTGGAATTACAATTCACAGTCAGTTGCTGTATGTGTTAAGGTCATTTCACAGCCCTTCGCCAAATACCTACTGTTGTTGGCGCCACATGGTGCAGTCGTCTTGGACGTTTACCTCATTCCAAGCATCTGTTtgtcacaaataaatgaaattctAGTAGATGGCAGCCATTAGTGCGTGGTTGTTGAACCTTTTTAACCTGAAGTAGTTTTTCCTGGAAAAGTCACATGTTGACAGTTTGTTGGTTTCTCTGCGTCTTAAAGCTCAAACTGAAAACTCAAGTGTTTCTGCTCGATGCATTCATTTTGTAGTAATTTATTTTAGCAGCATTAATAGAAAGTCGACCTGTGAGTGAAAGTACAGTTTGATTCCTCACCGCCACGCTAACATTTAAGGTACCACTTTTCTGCTTCAGATCCTCTGTTTCACTAAGCCTTTGATTATATCCTCTGGAAGATACTGATGAAACTGTGCACGTGTGCCTGTATTCGGAGGCGTGTATGTACTGGACGTGCACTCAGCCTGCAGTAAGCAGTCATTACGGTGAAGTGATGTGGTAAAGCAGAATACCCATAAAGAGAAAGTGGAGCAGCGTCTCTTTTCATCTGAAAGGACCAAACAAAGCAGGTCTGAGTGCAGGACTGAGTTCCTGCCACGTGATGCATCTTTGTGTCGTCTTGTTTTTCAGCCCTGTTGTTGTATCTGCCTTTCGCCCCAGATTCCACCATCACTCATTTGAAAGGATGGATGTCAGTGAAGGCAACTTCTGGCAGGACGATCATAAACATGGAAACAATGTTCTTTGCAGAGCTGTTGAGGGACTTTCTAATGATTATTTAAGACTATAAATGTCATGCAGTTGTGCTTGGGTTGACATTTTGAAAGTGAATTACTTTTGAGGTTCTGCAGTGTGAGCTTGGATTTATTTAGTCATGAACATTTATATTAGGTAATTGGAGGCCACGTTGAACTCCAGACAAGAGCAGAAACAACTTAAAAGCAGATGTTTTGATTTTACCATATAAAAGAATAAGTCTGAGTCTGCCAGGTGTTAATGTcgaaacagacaaaaaacaccATTATTTTCCGCACTGTCCTCGTTTTGACAAATAGGCAGCAGACATTAGTGACTCATTCACAGGAAATGTACTGGAAACTTTGAATATTGTTACACCATCAGCTGATTCAGTACAGAAACCCATTATTACGTTTTGTGGGATCAGAAAACTGTTTGTTAAGCATTCAAAGCAAAGCCCAGACCAGATTAGGGATGGACATGGAAAAAATCTGGTGACAGCCGGACCTTTTCACAGCTTGACATGAAGAGTGTTGGAGATGAGTCTGTTTTGCTAtggaggattattttatttagacTGCATGACTATGTGATGTTGTTTCTCTTTGCAGGttattgaaaaagaaagaatgaggaAATCCTTGTGTTTCACCTCCTGGGctctgctctgcttctgctgctgcatcacacaGGCAGAGATCTTCACATCCATAGGTACGTTTATATATTAACTTATTCTTTCCTTGTTAAATTAGGTCATTTATCTGCTTCCAGTTTACACTTGGTTCTTTGATACAATTCACGTTGACACAGTCGGGTCAAAGAGTACAGAAGGATCAACTTTGAGGTGCACTGAATAAATTGAAAGATAGATTGTTGTGGTCCATGGATTCGTCTTGTCAAATACTGTATGTGAGATGATTTCTGCAAGATTAAGATGCCTCCACTTCAAATAGGATAAAAGAAAAGAGCCTGGAAATCTGATAAACTGCTTCTTTAGGTTTTATGCAATTACCTGCTTCATCTCATATGCCAGACAAAATTACTGATTAACACAAAGTGCTTACATACACAGTTAGCACCACATCAGTAGACAGGCTGCATCTCATGAGTCAAGCAGTCACTTAAGTTTCAATGATCGACTCCACTTGGCCGGTCGGTTTTAGACATGACACAAACAAAGTGTTTCATACTTTCTCTTCCCTGGCAACTCGTAGGAATTAATCATGGCTGAACGTGAAGAGTTGTTTACTATGCACACAACCAGCTCCCTGTGGAACAACATACAATCAGATCCCCAGAGTCTGTGGCTGAGGCAAAGAGCAGTgaccaaaaatacattttataggTTTTAAAGCACAAAGGCAGAAAGtagcaaaaacagaaacactcacaCTGTGAAGTTGAATAAACCAGAACAAATATATACTACCATCATTAATTGGTGGATTAATTCTTAACCTCCGACACAAACCGTCTGTCTCGCTCTCCGCAGGTCAGATgacagacctgatccacacagAGAAGGAGCTGGTCCAGTCTTTGAGGGAGTACATCAAAGCAGAAGAGTCCAAGCTGGCTGAAGTCAAAAGGTTTATTCTTAACTCTGTGACTTAATAACAACTGAGAACAAAGTCCCTTTAATTAAACACTTCACTACAGAAGAATGTGTACTTGACTTGTACTTCTACTCCACTGTATTTCACATAGAAATATTGTTGTCTTTATTCTACCATAGTCATCAGAAATGTACTTTTCAAATGTAAAGCAACGATAAgctataaaacacatttttaaaaccagCCTTTTTGACCCCAGTGTCTACTTTGGACCCCTTACCATGTTTTAGATGTTAGCAGTAACCCCACAAATAtttgttctccttcatgttgccCAGATGGATTAATTTCCTATAcgatatataatatttatacatatttattcaaCAGAAGTATTTCCATCTTTCTCCCGAGCCATTTTTAAGCAGAccgagtacttttacttttcatttgttaACTTGACTGCCGATAATACTTTGTAGGCATTTACTTCTTTGAATAGAGAGTTTCTACTTGTAAGGTTAAAGTATTTTTCACTGTTGAATTAGTACTCTTACTTAACCACTCCCCCCATGTTTTAGTTAATGTAGTAAAAAACTCcttttatataaacacatataaaacATCTCAACATATCTGacacattttataaacatttgGAATATCTGTTTCATAACCTGCCTGAGAAGTAAAATTAAACATATATCTATATGCATATCTATTCCATTAGTAATAAGCGATTTCTTCATGTTAACAGTCCTGTAACCATTCAGTGTTTAGAGCTGTGGAGGTTTATCACAAAGCACTGGGACagttttgatttagtttttaaagtGTCTGTTTGTCCTGTCTCTTAGTTGGGCCAAGAAACTGGACGCTCTGACCCGAGTGTCCACCTCTGATCCAGAGGGCTACCTGGCCCACCCAGTGAACGCCTACAAACTGATGAAGAGACTCAACACGGAGTGGTCTGAGCTGGAGAGCCTGGTGCTGCAGAACCCCTCTGATGGTGAGAAAGTCTCTCCACAACAGCATGTGGGTGAATGAAGACTGGACAAGCATGCTGGGATATAGCTTTGCTTGTAATGTTTTCTGCGTGATTAGTTATGATACCACACGTCTGTGTAATTTCGGCTGCATGCTGGTATGATTGTGGCACATAGGAGTACACAGATATTTGTACTGGATGTATGAATTCCACAGCGCAGACCAAAGCATACAAAACACCTTATATTATGTTTTTCAGACTTgttccttctttcctctctgtctaCATTAAACAGATGCAAAAGTCGAAAATATCTCAATCCAATCAAATGTGCATTTGCATCATTTTATGCTGCCTCGGCTAAATCTGCATCCGTTCCCCTTTGTTTTTGCCATCCCACTGACTTTGCATTAATTCCACCTTAAAATATCCCTTCATCTGGCACAGTGCATCTGAAAGGGAAGCAttcaccacttttttttttggtcttttttatGAGGCGTCTCTGGGCAAAAGCGGAGAGCGAGCGGTCAGATAAAAAATGCAGAGCCGATGTGTGCAGAGCGATTAAAGCGTCGACTGCAATGTGGAAGTTTTTGCTGCTCCGCACATCAGCGGAGGGAGTATAGAGTTAGTCATGTTGTCGCTGCAGCATCTGTTCCTCATCTCTGCGTGTTTTGGCCATGTTCTCCCTTtgcgtctgtgtgtttggaAATGAGCGCATGTTTAGACTCGGGTCTGTATCTGTGTGAGATAAATTAACTGAGCGTGAGTGTGCTCAAGTAAATCTGTGTACGTGGCAATGAGTAACAGAGCGACTGGAAAGAATGGATGTTAACCTTATAAACGTAAGTGGACAGTGCAGTATGATTTAATCTAATGTTTGTATTGTTACTTTACATCAGCAGATTGTGTTGTTTGAAGCCATTTTATCGATTATATTTGATCCTATTTCTcagcaaaacatgttttcacatcaCAGTGAAGCAAGTTAAAAGACAAAGTGACACtgagtgaaaaagaaactgaatttgGACCTTTGCTCGTCGtacattatataaaaaaacCAGGTTAATATATTCCTACTGAATAAGCACAAACAAGTCATTGAgagtaataaagaaaatagtCAAATCTGCCTTTGGGAGTTTCTTACTAGAGTGAGGATGATACTGGTCATTCAGATCTTTCTGAGGTCAGAACACAGAAGTCTAGAACTGCTGTGTCACTAAATTTTTTGCTGTCTGCGTGTTAAACCGATATTAAGGTTGTCTAttgaatcatcatcattttgCATTTGGGACTAATCACATAACAGACTTTTCATATATATTCACTTTGACTTAAGGAGGAACTGATTCGATTAAACACATGTTTTGCCTTGTGAAGGTGATATCTCTGGAACATCATCAACAAATCCTGTAACATTTGGaccaaacattcacttggactcaattTAATTGAGTttggtagccaaaggtcaaaggtcatggtggcctCGCAAAGTATGTTTAAGTCATTCTTGAACAGGATTTCTTAAGATCAGGCTAAAAGTTGCTGAGTTAATTTGGTTGGTTTGGTGATTCAATCATTCACTtacacttttctgtttttattcatcatgaaTAAAAAGTCCACAAAATCAAAACTTCTCACTTTCTCCTCAGGGTTCATTTCCAACATGTCCATACACAGACAGTACTTCccagatgaggaggatgagacgGGTGCAGCCAAGGCGTTGATGCGTCTTCAGGACACGTATCAACTGGATTCTGAGGCCTTCTCTAGAGGAAAGCTGCCAGGTGATTAAATACAATTAATGAAACTATTGAAAAGGGTGGAGTAGTGCgcacattaataaaacaaagagggaaagaaaaagtgcAACCACCAATAGTGATTTTGTTTGacttgtatatttgtgtttttgcttcttgtgaaaatgtattttagttttgGACGTCTAACAGAATGAAGTCATGTTGATAGGTCTTCAAGCTTTTGGGGTTGAATTCAAAGTTGGCGTTGCTGCTAGTTAAAGGTGGGGTTGGAGTACAAGGTTAATTTAGAGTCATTACTTTGGTTCTGGGTCATGGTCGGATTGAAGATTAAGTTAGAATGTGGGTTAGGGTATAATTACTGAACTATTCACAGATCTACTGTGTTAAACAGCACTGACTCACCATGGGGGTGTTttatattacaaggaaacacaGAATTTAGAAACCCTCAAATTGTTTACATGGGGGCTATAAAATGGTAAAAGATTATAAGTAGTCACTTGAGATGCACTTAAGCAAATAACAATTAAGGCGCAGAAATGAATAGTAATGCAGAAAATgttacagagaattgaaatgtgtgggtgtgttgattagcttgtttaaaaaaatactatctgttatctgttttttttttttccattcagatATTGTTTGCAATATTCGCTGAAACATCTTCTCCTTGTTTATAACCAAAGAGGGTTTCACCAGCAGCACAGTACGATGATCAGTGTTTAACAGTGAATCCTCTCACAGGAATGCATCCCAATGCCATACTGACGGTGGATGACTGCTACGACATGGGGAAAACTGCCTATAACGATGCAGACTATTATCATGCTGTGCTGTGGATGCAGCAGTCCTTGAAGCAGCTGGATGCGGGCGAGGAAGCTGTAGTCTCCAAGGCGGACATTTTGGACTACCTCAGCTACTCCGTCTACCAAATGGGAGACCTGCCTCGAGCCATCGAGCTGACCCGCCGCCTGGTGGCTATTGGTAAGGTGCAGCATGAGCAATTGTCTAATGCATTAGACACAGGACTCACGTTTAACGGTCGAGGCGCATGGTCTCAAGTGCATTTAGTGTGTGTCCTAACAGGTCCCAAAATAAATGATCCTTCAGTAAGTTTTTAAAGTACTTTACAACGTGGCTGCTGGACGGGAAACGTCTGAAGCTGTAtatgtgaacgcaaatgtcagagaaaCTAATTTCTCAGGCCAGCCCCCAAGTATAGAGTCTGCAGGAAGTCCGAAGGAGCCGATATGAGAATACACTAGGAGATCACCTTCTGGATTCACCTCATAGGAGCTGGTGTGTTGAGGATGTTTCTGACAAGCgacacagatgcaaaaatgaaaccaacaaaaagaaaacatatatcCAGATGGAAAAGTGGTGAAAAAACACAgctgaagatgtcaagagagattTAGATGATCATTTCTTGTTGCTATATGTGATGGGTGAATGGGTTCTTGCCATCGATTTTTgagaaactaaaaaaaacattcaacatgTAATTAAGAAGCACTTATGATTTTTTCAGTTGCCTCCCACAACACATGCAGACACCAGTTGGCTGACCAGTGCGACCACATTCCCCCACAGTGGGGTAATTCATGGGTTGTCTTCTTGCTGTTTTACTAATCACAACAGTCCACCCTCCTCTCACTGCAGCGGTTGCCAGAGCAGCAGGGTGTAGTCCCTCCAGACGAAAGGGCCGGTGGTTTCTAACTGTTACTTTGGTGTCCGCATCAGGAACTGTGTGTTTAGCTGCATGCCATCGTTTCGTAGAGCTGTGGTGATCCTGTTTACTTGTGAAATTAATTGTGTTCGTGCAGATGTAGCATGCACAGGTATGAGACTGGTGAATGGTGAGTGTATATATATCAAGACTACAGGTTAACCTACTTAGTTCAAGTTCTGAGTCCACATTTTCTTGTACTTACAGATGCCAACCAccagagggcaggaggaaacCTCCGTTATTTTGAGCGGTTGCTGTTCAAGCAGATGAACACGTTGAACCAGGAGCAGCAGCCGGCCTCTGAGGAGCCCATCCAGCTGGGAACCTACAGCAGACCCAAAGACCATCTCCCAGAGAGGGAGATCTATGAGGCgctctgcagaggagaggggcTCCAAATGGTGAGACGCCATAAATGAAGGCATGTTGGGAACGAGGTGGGATGTAATGTTTAGACCAGTGGCAGAAAGGCTGTCAGGATATTAATTGTTCACATGACTCGGTTCAggttattgataagtgacactGATTACAAATCATCATGATCCTTATGACCAAgtgatatttaattatttttcaatcatcattattttaatttaaacatataCATTCATAAAACAAATTGATATGCTGATGAACAAAATGGTCTAATGGTGTTATCAAGCTATTTAATTGCTATTGTcaataatcataataacaatactagttagaaataaaaaagggtCTGTATTTAAAACCACTCACCTCACTTTCTGTGAAACTACATTTTGCCACCAGAGGGCAGTAAAAACTAATTTCTAACTCCTCAACCTCAATTCTCTCCCAATATGATgagtaaatgtttaaatattttttgccttttttccctATACTAGCTTTTCATGTTGAAAAGAGGGtttgttatttccttatttCACCAGAACGAAGCGAGGCAGAGCCGTTTGTTCTGTCGCTACCAGGATGGGAAGCAGAACC is part of the Paralichthys olivaceus isolate ysfri-2021 chromosome 15, ASM2471397v2, whole genome shotgun sequence genome and encodes:
- the LOC109635910 gene encoding prolyl 4-hydroxylase subunit alpha-2 isoform X3 produces the protein MRKSLCFTSWALLCFCCCITQAEIFTSIGQMTDLIHTEKELVQSLREYIKAEESKLAEVKSWAKKLDALTRVSTSDPEGYLAHPVNAYKLMKRLNTEWSELESLVLQNPSDGFISNMSIHRQYFPDEEDETGAAKALMRLQDTYQLDSEAFSRGKLPGMHPNAILTVDDCYDMGKTAYNDADYYHAVLWMQQSLKQLDAGEEAVVSKADILDYLSYSVYQMGDLPRAIELTRRLVAIDANHQRAGGNLRYFERLLFKQMNTLNQEQQPASEEPIQLGTYSRPKDHLPEREIYEALCRGEGLQMNEARQSRLFCRYQDGKQNPRLLLKPVKEEDEWDSPHIVRYLNVLSDEEIEKIKELAKPRLARATVRDPKTGVLTTANYRVSKSAWLEEEDDPVIFRVNQRIQDITGLAVDTAELLQVANYGVGGQYEPHYDFSRRPFDRQLKVDGNRLATFLNYMSDVEAGGATVFPDFGAAIRPRKGTAVFWYNLFKSGEGDYRTRHAACPVLVGSKWVSNKWIHERGQEFRRPCGLTEVD
- the LOC109635910 gene encoding prolyl 4-hydroxylase subunit alpha-2 isoform X1; protein product: MRKSLCFTSWALLCFCCCITQAEIFTSIGQMTDLIHTEKELVQSLREYIKAEESKLAEVKSWAKKLDALTRVSTSDPEGYLAHPVNAYKLMKRLNTEWSELESLVLQNPSDGFISNMSIHRQYFPDEEDETGAAKALMRLQDTYQLDSEAFSRGKLPGMHPNAILTVDDCYDMGKTAYNDADYYHAVLWMQQSLKQLDAGEEAVVSKADILDYLSYSVYQMGDLPRAIELTRRLVAIDANHQRAGGNLRYFERLLFKQMNTLNQEQQPASEEPIQLGTYSRPKDHLPEREIYEALCRGEGLQMNEARQSRLFCRYQDGKQNPRLLLKPVKEEDEWDSPHIVRYLNVLSDEEIEKIKELAKPRLARATVRDPKTGVLTTANYRVSKSAWLEEEDDPVIFRVNQRIQDITGLAVDTAELLQVANYGVGGQYEPHYDFSRRPFDRQLKVDGNRLATFLNYKDEPDAFKRLGTGNRVATFLNYMSDVEAGGATVFPDFGAAIRPRKGTAVFWYNLFKSGEGDYRTRHAACPVLVGSKWVSNKWIHERGQEFRRPCGLTEVD
- the LOC109635910 gene encoding prolyl 4-hydroxylase subunit alpha-2 isoform X2 is translated as MRKSLCFTSWALLCFCCCITQAEIFTSIGQMTDLIHTEKELVQSLREYIKAEESKLAEVKSWAKKLDALTRVSTSDPEGYLAHPVNAYKLMKRLNTEWSELESLVLQNPSDGFISNMSIHRQYFPDEEDETGAAKALMRLQDTYQLDSEAFSRGKLPGMHPNAILTVDDCYDMGKTAYNDADYYHAVLWMQQSLKQLDAGEEAVVSKADILDYLSYSVYQMGDLPRAIELTRRLVAIDANHQRAGGNLRYFERLLFKQMNTLNQEQQPASEEPIQLGTYSRPKDHLPEREIYEALCRGEGLQMNEARQSRLFCRYQDGKQNPRLLLKPVKEEDEWDSPHIVRYLNVLSDEEIEKIKELAKPRLARATVRDPKTGVLTTANYRVSKSAWLEEEDDPVIFRVNQRIQDITGLAVDTAELLQVANYGVGGQYEPHYDFSRKDEPDAFKRLGTGNRVATFLNYMSDVEAGGATVFPDFGAAIRPRKGTAVFWYNLFKSGEGDYRTRHAACPVLVGSKWVSNKWIHERGQEFRRPCGLTEVD